In a single window of the Azospirillum sp. B510 genome:
- a CDS encoding ABC transporter permease: protein MNTSRRGLSFHLLAGFFVLFVLFLYGPTATILVLSFQGPEGGLTFPMNGVSLHWFRNLFEQQAVGDFGGSFRRSIALGLMVMVLTVLFSVLAGFAFRRRFRGSGALFYLAVASLIVPSILVSLGIGLFFNILGLEPSWYGSALGAHLTWTLPFGLLIVFAIFNRFNPAYEEAARDLGASPWQTVRHVVLPILLPSLIGVGLFGFTLSYDEFARTLMTAGSFNTLPLEIYGMTTNVTTPVLYALGSLTTVFSFTVIGLFFLGLILLRRNRLRRNRFPVAGT from the coding sequence ATGAACACCTCGCGCCGCGGCCTGTCCTTCCATCTGCTGGCCGGCTTCTTCGTCCTGTTCGTGCTGTTCCTCTACGGCCCGACCGCCACCATCCTGGTTCTGTCCTTCCAGGGGCCGGAGGGCGGCCTGACCTTCCCGATGAACGGCGTCTCGCTGCACTGGTTCCGCAACCTGTTCGAACAGCAGGCGGTGGGCGATTTCGGCGGCTCCTTCCGGCGGTCGATCGCGTTGGGGCTGATGGTGATGGTGCTGACCGTGCTGTTCTCGGTGCTGGCCGGCTTCGCCTTCCGCCGCCGTTTCCGCGGCAGCGGCGCCCTGTTCTATCTCGCCGTCGCCAGCCTGATCGTGCCGTCGATCCTGGTCAGCCTGGGCATCGGCCTGTTCTTCAACATCCTGGGGCTGGAGCCGTCCTGGTACGGCTCGGCGCTGGGGGCGCATCTGACCTGGACGCTGCCCTTCGGTCTGCTGATCGTCTTCGCCATCTTCAACCGTTTCAACCCGGCCTATGAGGAGGCGGCGCGCGACCTGGGCGCTTCGCCCTGGCAGACGGTGCGCCATGTCGTGCTGCCGATCCTGCTGCCCAGCCTGATCGGCGTCGGGCTGTTCGGCTTCACCCTGTCCTATGACGAGTTCGCCCGCACCCTGATGACCGCCGGCAGCTTCAACACCCTGCCGCTGGAGATCTACGGCATGACCACCAACGTCACCACGCCGGTGCTCTATGCGCTGGGGTCGCTGACGACGGTCTTCTCCTTCACCGTGATCGGCCTGTTCTTCCTGGGCCTGATCCTGCTGCGCCGCAATCGCCTGCGCCGTAACCGTTTCCCTGTGGCCGGCACCTGA
- a CDS encoding aspartate/glutamate racemase family protein: protein MRILVVNPNSTASMTARIGAAARAVAAPGTEIVATNPPTGPASIEGYYDEALAVPGMLAEIDRHQRESAIAGTVIACFDDVGLDAARSLADAPVVGICEVAMQTAGLLGGRFSVVTTLARSVPALERLAQRYGMAGRCTIRAAGVPVLALEDPASGAVERVRAEIRRAMERDGAETIVLGCAGMADLARSLSEEMGLPVVDGVTAAVTLVEGLARLGLRTSKAGGYAPPLPKAR from the coding sequence ATGCGCATTCTGGTCGTCAACCCCAACAGCACCGCCTCGATGACCGCGCGGATCGGTGCCGCCGCCCGCGCCGTCGCGGCTCCCGGCACCGAGATCGTCGCCACCAACCCGCCGACCGGCCCCGCCAGCATCGAGGGCTATTACGACGAGGCGCTGGCCGTTCCCGGCATGCTGGCGGAGATCGACCGGCACCAGCGCGAGAGCGCCATCGCCGGCACGGTGATCGCCTGCTTCGACGATGTCGGGCTGGACGCCGCCCGCAGCCTCGCCGACGCGCCCGTCGTCGGCATCTGCGAGGTGGCGATGCAGACCGCCGGGCTGCTGGGCGGCCGTTTCAGCGTGGTGACGACGCTGGCCCGCTCCGTCCCGGCGCTGGAGCGTCTGGCCCAGCGCTACGGCATGGCCGGACGCTGCACCATCCGCGCCGCCGGGGTACCGGTCCTGGCGTTGGAGGATCCGGCGTCGGGTGCGGTCGAGCGCGTGCGCGCCGAAATCCGCCGCGCCATGGAGCGGGACGGCGCCGAGACCATCGTGCTCGGCTGCGCCGGCATGGCCGACCTCGCCCGCTCGCTCAGCGAGGAGATGGGCCTGCCGGTGGTGGACGGCGTCACCGCCGCGGTGACGCTGGTGGAGGGGCTGGCCAGGCTCGGCCTGCGCACCAGCAAGGCCGGCGGCTATGCGCCGCCATTGCCCAAGGCGCGGTGA
- a CDS encoding FAD/NAD(P)-binding protein — MPATPLLPDSVSQPRHIAVIGAGFTGSLLAAHLLRGTRAPLVVHLIEYGHRPGTGVAYSTPNGTHVLNVRAYNMSAYPDDPRHFLRWLWSRAEGPTPDQPVPPSGHAFVSRALYGAYIQDVLAEAQAEAPAHARLNLIRAEAVDIRSETPPGNRPAVHVRLGDGRVVSADAAALCIGNFPPSPPCLASATADEAFASDRFIGDPWDAAGIAAIDRDAPVAILGTGLTMVDTVLSLLDQGHRGPVTAVSRRGLLPQRHEETRPYSSFLHPDVLPSTVLDVLIALKADARRAKAAGYDWRSAFDALRPHHHRIWAHLPLEERRRFLRHARPFWEVHRHRMAPQVADRIDAVRASGQLSILPGRLRDVALAADGGLELRIVERGGGAERRLTAGALINATGTNCDYTRIRHPLVRSLLDRGLARPDSLRLGLDVTESGAVIAADGTPSPRLLAFGPVAKAPFWEMTAVPELRSQCAEAARRILAGMSGGTLPGQAVLAGRPTLENPEPRLL, encoded by the coding sequence ATGCCTGCAACGCCTCTCCTGCCGGACAGCGTCAGCCAGCCCCGCCACATCGCCGTCATCGGCGCCGGCTTCACCGGCAGCCTGCTGGCGGCCCATCTGCTGCGCGGCACCCGCGCGCCGCTGGTCGTCCATCTGATCGAATACGGGCACCGGCCGGGAACCGGCGTCGCCTACTCCACCCCGAACGGCACGCATGTCCTGAACGTCCGCGCCTACAACATGAGCGCCTATCCGGACGACCCGCGCCATTTCCTGCGCTGGCTGTGGAGCCGGGCGGAGGGGCCGACTCCGGACCAGCCGGTGCCGCCCAGCGGTCACGCCTTCGTCTCGCGCGCGCTGTACGGCGCCTATATCCAGGACGTGCTGGCGGAGGCGCAGGCCGAGGCCCCGGCCCATGCCCGACTGAACCTGATCCGCGCCGAGGCGGTGGACATCCGCAGCGAGACCCCGCCCGGCAATCGGCCGGCGGTGCATGTGCGGCTCGGCGACGGCCGGGTCGTCAGCGCCGATGCGGCGGCGCTCTGTATCGGCAATTTCCCGCCCTCCCCGCCCTGTCTGGCCTCGGCGACGGCGGACGAGGCCTTCGCGTCGGACCGTTTCATCGGCGACCCCTGGGACGCCGCCGGCATCGCCGCGATCGACCGCGATGCCCCGGTCGCGATTCTCGGCACCGGCCTGACGATGGTGGACACGGTGCTGTCCCTGCTCGACCAGGGCCATCGCGGGCCGGTCACCGCGGTGTCGCGCCGCGGCCTGCTGCCGCAGCGGCATGAGGAGACGCGGCCCTACAGCTCCTTCCTACATCCCGACGTGCTGCCCAGCACGGTGCTGGACGTGCTGATCGCGCTGAAGGCCGATGCCCGGCGGGCGAAGGCCGCCGGCTATGACTGGCGCTCGGCCTTCGACGCGCTGAGGCCGCACCATCACCGCATCTGGGCGCATCTGCCGCTGGAGGAACGCCGCCGCTTCCTGCGCCACGCCCGCCCCTTCTGGGAGGTGCATCGCCACCGCATGGCGCCGCAGGTGGCCGACCGCATCGACGCCGTCCGTGCCAGCGGCCAGCTGTCGATCCTGCCGGGTCGGCTGAGGGACGTGGCCCTGGCCGCCGACGGCGGGCTGGAACTGCGCATCGTCGAGCGCGGCGGCGGGGCGGAGCGGCGGTTGACGGCGGGCGCGCTGATCAACGCCACCGGCACCAACTGCGACTACACCCGCATCCGCCACCCGCTGGTGCGCTCGCTGCTCGACCGCGGCCTCGCCCGGCCGGACAGCTTGCGGCTGGGGCTGGACGTGACCGAAAGCGGTGCGGTGATCGCCGCCGACGGCACCCCGTCGCCCCGCCTGCTCGCCTTCGGCCCGGTCGCCAAGGCGCCCTTCTGGGAAATGACCGCCGTGCCGGAACTGCGCAGCCAATGCGCCGAAGCGGCCCGCCGCATCCTGGCGGGGATGTCCGGCGGGACGCTGCCCGGACAGGCGGTTCTGGCGGGCAGGCCGACGCTGGAGAACCCGGAGCCCCGGCTCTTGTGA